Proteins encoded by one window of Synechococcus sp. WH 7805:
- a CDS encoding ABC transporter permease, translating to MSVSDMSASIRPRRESVRRILRHAWESRRVWWFTATARTRARFARTTLGSFWLGLSNLFSIAVLAAVYGTVFKVQNFTVYVVYLGLGLVVWNTISGAVSGAPNLFEHNRDHLHNINLHPIFYTLEEWAFQLQTFLQSFLMVLLALSFFQHNLLFNLILCGWLPLLNLFLFLYWFPMLTCLLGARFRDLYQLVPIVLQLVFLLSPILYEKKNLGAMAWTANINPLYRVLSPIRHSLMVGEVQWGVGFVLLAANALGIWIAIRLLSSERRTLPFLI from the coding sequence ATGAGCGTGTCCGACATGTCTGCCTCTATTCGTCCCCGGCGTGAGTCGGTGCGCCGCATCCTGCGTCATGCCTGGGAGAGCCGCAGGGTGTGGTGGTTCACTGCAACGGCACGGACCCGAGCCCGTTTCGCACGAACCACCTTGGGGAGCTTCTGGCTTGGACTGTCCAATTTGTTTTCAATCGCAGTTCTGGCTGCTGTGTATGGCACGGTGTTCAAAGTGCAGAACTTCACTGTTTATGTGGTTTATCTCGGCTTGGGATTAGTGGTGTGGAACACCATCAGTGGGGCGGTGAGTGGTGCTCCTAATCTGTTTGAGCATAATCGTGATCACCTGCACAACATTAACCTGCATCCGATCTTTTACACCTTGGAGGAATGGGCTTTTCAGTTGCAAACGTTTCTTCAATCGTTCTTGATGGTGTTGTTGGCGCTGAGTTTCTTTCAACACAACCTGCTTTTCAATCTGATTCTTTGTGGTTGGTTGCCTTTGCTGAATTTGTTTTTATTTCTCTATTGGTTTCCGATGCTTACCTGTCTTCTGGGGGCTCGTTTTCGGGATCTCTATCAGCTGGTGCCGATTGTGCTGCAGTTGGTGTTTCTGCTCTCCCCGATTCTCTATGAGAAAAAGAATCTTGGGGCGATGGCCTGGACGGCCAACATCAATCCCCTTTACCGGGTTCTGTCTCCAATTCGCCATAGCTTGATGGTTGGAGAGGTGCAGTGGGGTGTTGGTTTTGTGCTTTTGGCTGCGAATGCACTGGGCATCTGGATCGCGATCCGGCTGCTCAGCAGTGAACGCCGCACTCTTCCCTTCCTGATCTGA
- a CDS encoding bifunctional metallophosphatase/5'-nucleotidase — protein sequence MASEKGSHAVEENFTFELFHLGDQEPLNVGGLTDITGASAVLNALRNQDLGNDGIEDNTLVLSSGDIFIPRNFYSASEAAFGSSGIASITIQNLLGIQASALGNHEFNDGTANLAGLIDGSAPGEILGADYAGADFTYLATNLDFSTDINLAPLEVAAGQAPIPRTVTSSVVFDVNGEQVGVIGAITPTLASISSPGDLAISPGGFDTNPTPEQLDALAPVIQAGVDDLLEANPGLNKVVLLSHFQQISIEQAIAERLTDVDIIVAGGSNTRLFDNNDRIRDGYTSQGEYPTFITNAGGTQTALVNTDGSYKYLGRLVLEFDADGNIIPESYNPEVSGAYATDAQGVADLGAEDLVDPGIQEIVDTIEEQIILSESNVLGNADVFLNGNRSGDFTADNTDGVRTQETNLGNLTADANLAAAQELDETVVVSLKNGGGIRASIGESVVPAGGGAFVRTPNPEIVDSNGNVVKPEGGISENDIAATLAFNNGLTLLTLTKQELVDLLDYGVSILPEIGGQFPQISGVKFSFDQDDPAGRKFRAPQLLTATTISLLNSYAMVHLSVIPTRNSGPSL from the coding sequence ATGGCTTCCGAGAAAGGATCCCACGCCGTTGAAGAAAATTTCACCTTTGAGTTGTTTCACCTGGGCGATCAAGAGCCTCTCAATGTTGGAGGCCTGACTGATATCACAGGTGCTTCGGCGGTCCTGAATGCCTTGAGAAATCAAGATCTCGGCAATGACGGCATTGAAGACAACACTCTGGTTCTTTCCTCTGGAGATATCTTCATCCCCAGGAACTTCTACAGCGCCTCGGAAGCCGCTTTCGGTTCCAGTGGCATCGCCAGCATCACCATTCAAAATCTGCTCGGCATTCAAGCCAGTGCACTCGGCAATCACGAATTTAATGATGGCACGGCCAATCTGGCAGGCCTGATCGATGGTTCAGCACCCGGAGAGATTCTGGGTGCTGATTACGCCGGAGCAGACTTCACATACCTGGCCACCAATCTGGACTTCAGCACCGATATCAATCTGGCACCCCTTGAAGTCGCCGCTGGACAGGCACCAATCCCACGCACCGTCACATCCTCGGTGGTGTTTGATGTCAACGGTGAGCAAGTCGGTGTCATTGGCGCCATCACACCCACCCTTGCATCTATTTCGAGCCCAGGAGATCTAGCCATCAGCCCTGGTGGTTTTGACACCAATCCAACGCCCGAACAGTTGGATGCTCTGGCCCCTGTAATTCAAGCCGGCGTTGATGATTTGCTGGAAGCCAATCCCGGCTTGAACAAGGTTGTGCTGCTGTCACACTTCCAGCAAATCAGCATCGAACAGGCCATTGCAGAACGGCTGACAGATGTTGACATCATTGTTGCCGGTGGATCCAATACTCGCCTCTTTGATAACAACGATCGCATTCGCGACGGTTACACCAGCCAAGGCGAGTACCCCACCTTCATCACCAATGCTGGTGGAACGCAAACCGCATTAGTCAATACTGACGGCAGTTACAAGTACCTCGGACGTTTAGTTCTTGAATTCGATGCCGATGGCAACATCATTCCTGAGAGCTACAACCCCGAGGTGTCCGGTGCCTATGCCACTGATGCACAAGGCGTTGCCGATTTGGGCGCCGAAGATCTGGTCGATCCTGGCATTCAGGAGATTGTCGATACCATCGAAGAACAGATCATTCTTTCAGAATCCAATGTTCTCGGCAATGCTGATGTTTTCCTAAACGGCAACCGCTCTGGTGATTTCACCGCCGACAACACCGACGGAGTCCGCACCCAGGAAACCAACCTCGGCAATCTCACCGCCGATGCCAATCTGGCCGCTGCACAAGAGTTGGATGAAACCGTTGTTGTCTCCCTCAAAAATGGCGGCGGCATTCGCGCCTCCATCGGCGAATCAGTTGTGCCAGCAGGTGGGGGCGCTTTCGTACGAACTCCCAATCCGGAAATCGTCGATAGCAATGGAAACGTAGTGAAGCCTGAGGGTGGTATCAGCGAAAACGACATTGCTGCAACCCTCGCCTTCAATAACGGGCTCACCCTCCTGACACTGACGAAGCAGGAACTGGTGGATCTTCTCGATTACGGCGTTTCCATCCTTCCTGAGATTGGTGGACAGTTCCCACAGATTTCAGGTGTCAAGTTCTCCTTTGATCAAGACGATCCAGCAGGAAGAAAATTCAGAGCGCCGCAATTGTTGACAGCGACAACAATCTCATTGCTGAACTCGTACGCGATGGTGCACTTGTCGGTGATCCCAACCAGGAATTCCGGACCGTCACTCTGA
- a CDS encoding sulfotransferase: MFILGCHRSGTSLLTNILKSALERHNTEETGTAQQTIESNIDNPEGHHESVAIVDLNERLLTITNASWNHPFLLTPDWTDLEHYLSLNETRQTLRPWALKSNWIDKDPRLCLTREAYFHLLLKEVPSIAIIRHPFAVANSLLARDGMHSDRALALWMCYNHHLFNSCRSLPNEVLSFAFLRHYPKESSQRLSNAVASTATIPDWAIEQELEQKFVGDLIRSRPDQLLSDRASNSLRESCITLYDFCQDASKSKQEIQVIANEFKTHFAANLDELNMIFPANKISEIKTIHLEHLNLENQRLHQELQHSRTRYRRKAVELIRSASHWLNRPHKQSH; encoded by the coding sequence ATGTTTATTTTAGGCTGCCATCGATCGGGCACTTCTCTGCTCACAAACATACTCAAATCAGCACTTGAGCGTCATAACACTGAAGAAACTGGAACCGCACAACAAACCATTGAATCAAATATCGACAATCCAGAAGGCCACCATGAAAGCGTTGCCATCGTTGACCTCAACGAACGATTACTGACCATCACGAATGCAAGCTGGAATCACCCATTCCTACTCACTCCTGACTGGACCGATCTCGAACACTATCTATCACTGAACGAAACGCGACAAACGCTGAGGCCATGGGCACTCAAAAGCAATTGGATTGACAAAGATCCGCGCTTATGTCTAACAAGAGAAGCCTATTTCCATCTCCTGCTCAAGGAAGTTCCGTCGATAGCCATTATCAGACATCCCTTCGCAGTGGCCAACTCACTCCTGGCCAGAGACGGGATGCATTCCGACCGCGCTTTAGCACTCTGGATGTGCTACAACCATCATCTATTCAATAGCTGCAGAAGCCTGCCAAACGAGGTTCTCAGCTTCGCATTTTTAAGGCATTATCCAAAAGAAAGCTCTCAGAGATTGAGCAATGCCGTGGCCAGCACGGCCACAATTCCAGACTGGGCGATCGAACAAGAGCTCGAGCAAAAGTTCGTCGGAGACCTCATCCGATCCAGACCGGACCAGCTTCTGTCAGATCGTGCTTCGAATTCACTACGCGAAAGCTGCATAACTCTTTACGATTTTTGCCAGGATGCATCGAAATCCAAACAAGAAATCCAAGTCATTGCCAATGAATTCAAAACGCATTTTGCGGCAAACCTAGATGAATTAAATATGATTTTTCCTGCTAATAAGATTTCAGAGATAAAAACTATTCATTTAGAACACTTAAACCTCGAAAACCAAAGATTGCACCAGGAGTTGCAACATTCCAGAACGAGGTACAGGCGAAAAGCCGTTGAGCTCATACGCTCAGCATCACATTGGCTGAACAGACCTCACAAGCAATCGCACTAA
- a CDS encoding glycosyltransferase, translating into MTRPLKGLRLVVSGYEFEQQEHRGIAVFSKGLLRALKESGAEIWLLTGFQAPMQDIAKAQLPKNVQKRIRAARILDTLNSAESMDDESGLLIKLLQLLPLTKQILNILKQIHRLKQKLFPKRWITRQELQLLPRSELINSPYQRCERLSYLSEIDGLICANNCFLNSIELAKRKHPHSLHIDLRGFDGLITTSPLNIKPVNTRLFVQTVHDLIPLDYQRTRDHLPCFTRRLQAAGPARRFFVSEDARQHYELSILGTLSNPNRLQRVVTQSPSLQFPGDCLDWEARTRQVRVLSSNQSQLHALKPCSYFLFNSSVVPHKNLLFALKAFMESDLEQKNIRFCITGKPQNDEYSEAVRSVAAKHKSVIFTGYVDEATKRQLYLNALALLSPSLIEGFGIPVLDAACLGLSAIASPLGSHREIQAMHDFKDHVMLCSTLVTSDWASAMRLIALKNELSLSELSPKRQRKRLNQMRAERIQRYRHYQTLIDEAFQSTICDLLTSEEITVA; encoded by the coding sequence ATGACACGCCCTCTGAAAGGGCTTCGCCTGGTCGTCAGTGGATATGAATTTGAGCAGCAAGAGCATCGCGGCATTGCTGTTTTTAGCAAAGGACTGCTGCGAGCCCTGAAAGAATCCGGAGCCGAAATATGGCTACTGACGGGATTCCAGGCTCCCATGCAAGATATTGCGAAAGCACAGCTTCCAAAAAACGTTCAAAAACGCATCAGAGCCGCACGAATCCTGGACACTCTGAACAGTGCAGAATCAATGGATGATGAATCAGGCCTCCTGATTAAGCTGCTTCAACTGCTCCCATTGACCAAGCAAATCCTTAATATACTCAAACAGATCCACCGCCTAAAGCAAAAACTCTTTCCAAAACGATGGATCACACGTCAAGAATTGCAATTGTTACCACGCTCTGAACTAATCAACAGTCCCTACCAGCGTTGTGAACGACTGTCCTATCTGAGTGAAATCGACGGCTTGATCTGTGCCAACAACTGCTTTCTAAATTCGATCGAATTAGCCAAACGAAAGCACCCCCACAGCTTACACATCGATCTGCGGGGATTCGATGGGCTCATCACCACAAGTCCGTTGAACATCAAGCCTGTGAACACCCGTCTGTTTGTTCAAACAGTTCACGACCTGATCCCCCTTGATTATCAGCGTACCCGCGATCACCTGCCCTGCTTCACACGCAGGCTGCAGGCGGCAGGGCCAGCTAGGCGATTCTTCGTGTCTGAGGACGCAAGGCAACACTATGAACTAAGCATCCTTGGGACGCTGTCGAATCCGAATCGGTTGCAACGCGTCGTGACACAGTCTCCCTCGCTGCAGTTCCCGGGAGATTGCCTTGACTGGGAAGCCCGCACCCGACAGGTGCGCGTGCTGTCGAGCAATCAAAGCCAATTGCATGCTCTCAAACCATGCAGCTACTTCTTGTTCAACTCGTCGGTTGTACCGCACAAGAATCTCTTGTTCGCACTCAAAGCATTCATGGAGTCGGACCTTGAGCAAAAAAATATTCGGTTCTGCATCACCGGCAAACCTCAGAATGATGAATACAGCGAAGCGGTTCGAAGTGTGGCTGCAAAACACAAGAGTGTGATTTTTACGGGATATGTGGACGAAGCCACGAAACGACAGCTCTATCTGAATGCTCTTGCTCTTCTCAGCCCGTCCCTGATCGAAGGATTCGGAATCCCAGTGCTGGATGCTGCTTGCCTTGGACTTAGCGCCATCGCCAGTCCACTCGGCTCACACCGGGAGATTCAGGCCATGCATGACTTCAAAGACCATGTGATGCTGTGCTCAACACTGGTCACCAGCGACTGGGCCAGTGCCATGCGTCTGATCGCTCTCAAAAACGAACTCTCGTTATCTGAATTGTCGCCAAAGCGTCAACGCAAGAGGCTGAATCAAATGCGTGCCGAACGCATTCAGCGCTACCGCCACTACCAGACGCTGATCGACGAAGCTTTTCAATCAACAATCTGCGATCTACTCACTTCAGAAGAAATAACGGTCGCGTAG
- the secA gene encoding preprotein translocase subunit SecA, which yields MLKLLLGDPNARKLKRYQPIVSDINLLEEEVAPLSDEDLRRRTAEFRQRLDNAGSLENQRPVLDELLPEAFAVVREAGKRVLGMRHFDVQLIGGMVLHEGQIAEMKTGEGKTLVATLPSFLNALTGRGVHVVTVNDYLARRDAEWMGQVHRFLGLSVGLIQQDMTPAERRRNYGCDITYATNSELGFDYLRDNMAADINEVVQRQFQYCVIDEVDSILIDEARTPLIISGQVERPQEKYQKAAEVAAALTRAAEMGKDGIDPEGDYEVDEKQRSCTLTDEGFAKAEQMIGVADLYDPQDPWAHYITNALKAKDLFTRDVNYIVRDGEAVIVDEFTGRVMPGRRWSDGQHQAIEAKEALPIQPETQTLASITYQNFFLLYPRLAGMTGTAKTEETEFEKTYKLETTIVPTNRVRARQDWVDQVYKTEEAKWRAVAKETAEVHQQGRPVLVGTTSVEKSELLSALLAEENIPHNLLNAKPENVEREAEIVAQAGRSGAVTIATNMAGRGTDIILGGNSDYMARLKLREVLLSRLVRPEEGHRPPVPLQRSGAEGGGGFAAKAAPASGPHGHAPSEARAIGSLYPCQLTEGTDQALADLARDLVKAWGDRALTVIELEDHIATAAEKAPTDDPAIAALRAAIARVKGEYDEVVKQEEQRVREAGGLHVIGTERHESRRVDNQLRGRAGRQGDPGSTRFFLSLGDNLLRIFGGDRVAGLMNAFRVEEDMPIESGMLTRSLEGAQKKVETYYYDIRKQVFEYDEVMNNQRKAVYTERRRVLEGRELKKQVIGYGERTMNEIVEAYVNPDLPPEEWDVTQLVSKVQEFVYLLDDLQPDQLQGLSMEELKAFLQEQLRNAYDLKEGQIEQQRPGLMREAERFFILQQIDTLWREHLQSMDALRESVGLRGYGQKDPLIEYKNEGYDMFLDMMTNMRRNVIYSMFMFQPAKPQSVSEAIA from the coding sequence ATGCTCAAGCTGCTGCTGGGTGACCCCAATGCCCGCAAGCTGAAGCGCTATCAGCCGATCGTGTCCGATATCAACCTCCTCGAAGAGGAGGTGGCTCCTCTAAGCGACGAGGACCTGCGCCGGCGTACCGCCGAGTTCCGTCAGCGCCTTGATAACGCCGGAAGCCTCGAAAATCAGCGACCCGTGCTTGATGAGTTGCTGCCGGAGGCCTTCGCTGTGGTGCGAGAAGCTGGCAAGCGAGTGCTGGGCATGCGCCACTTTGATGTGCAGTTGATCGGCGGCATGGTGCTGCATGAGGGGCAAATCGCTGAGATGAAAACCGGCGAAGGCAAGACGCTGGTTGCCACGCTGCCCAGCTTCCTCAATGCCCTGACCGGTCGCGGAGTCCACGTGGTGACCGTGAACGATTACTTGGCACGCCGTGATGCGGAGTGGATGGGGCAGGTGCATCGTTTCCTCGGCCTCTCCGTGGGTCTGATCCAGCAGGACATGACCCCCGCCGAACGTCGCCGTAATTACGGATGCGACATCACCTATGCCACCAACTCAGAGCTCGGGTTCGACTACCTGCGCGACAACATGGCTGCTGACATCAATGAGGTGGTGCAGCGGCAGTTCCAGTACTGCGTGATCGATGAAGTCGATTCGATCCTGATTGATGAAGCCCGAACGCCACTGATTATTTCTGGCCAGGTGGAGCGGCCTCAAGAGAAGTATCAGAAGGCGGCGGAAGTGGCTGCAGCCCTCACCCGGGCGGCCGAGATGGGCAAGGACGGGATCGATCCCGAGGGTGATTACGAAGTGGATGAAAAGCAGCGCAGCTGCACCCTTACCGATGAGGGCTTTGCCAAGGCTGAGCAGATGATCGGTGTGGCCGATCTTTATGACCCTCAGGATCCCTGGGCCCACTACATCACCAACGCCCTCAAGGCCAAGGATCTGTTCACCCGCGATGTGAACTACATCGTGCGCGACGGCGAAGCGGTCATCGTCGATGAGTTCACCGGCCGCGTCATGCCAGGACGTCGCTGGAGCGATGGCCAGCACCAGGCGATCGAGGCCAAGGAGGCCCTGCCGATTCAGCCCGAAACCCAGACCCTGGCGTCCATCACCTACCAGAACTTCTTCCTGCTCTACCCCCGCCTTGCCGGGATGACCGGCACGGCCAAAACAGAGGAAACCGAGTTTGAGAAGACGTACAAACTCGAAACAACCATCGTGCCCACCAACCGGGTCCGGGCCCGGCAGGACTGGGTGGACCAGGTGTACAAAACGGAAGAGGCCAAGTGGCGGGCCGTGGCCAAGGAAACCGCCGAGGTGCACCAGCAGGGCCGGCCAGTGCTGGTGGGTACCACCAGTGTGGAGAAGAGTGAGCTTCTCAGTGCGCTTCTGGCAGAAGAGAACATTCCTCACAACCTTCTTAATGCCAAACCCGAGAATGTGGAGCGGGAAGCCGAAATCGTGGCTCAGGCCGGACGCTCCGGGGCGGTGACCATCGCCACCAACATGGCGGGTCGTGGCACCGACATCATCCTTGGTGGCAACAGCGATTACATGGCTCGCTTGAAACTGCGCGAGGTGTTGCTGTCTCGGTTGGTGCGTCCGGAGGAGGGCCATCGTCCGCCCGTGCCTCTGCAACGCAGCGGCGCTGAGGGTGGTGGAGGTTTTGCTGCCAAGGCAGCCCCCGCCAGTGGCCCCCATGGCCATGCCCCCAGCGAAGCCCGTGCCATCGGCAGCCTCTATCCCTGCCAGCTCACTGAGGGCACTGATCAGGCTCTGGCCGATTTGGCCAGGGATCTGGTGAAGGCCTGGGGTGACCGGGCACTCACGGTGATTGAACTGGAAGATCACATCGCTACGGCGGCGGAGAAGGCCCCCACCGACGATCCTGCGATTGCGGCTCTGCGCGCGGCCATCGCCCGGGTGAAGGGGGAATACGACGAGGTGGTGAAGCAGGAAGAACAACGGGTGCGGGAGGCCGGTGGTCTGCACGTGATCGGCACCGAGCGCCATGAATCCCGTCGGGTGGATAACCAATTGCGTGGTCGGGCCGGGCGTCAGGGAGACCCCGGCTCCACCCGCTTCTTCCTCTCCCTGGGCGACAACCTCCTGCGCATTTTTGGTGGGGACCGGGTGGCCGGACTGATGAATGCCTTCCGGGTGGAGGAAGACATGCCAATCGAATCGGGCATGCTCACCCGCTCCCTGGAGGGGGCTCAGAAGAAGGTCGAGACGTATTACTACGACATTCGTAAACAGGTGTTCGAGTACGACGAGGTGATGAACAATCAGCGAAAGGCTGTTTACACCGAACGGCGCCGGGTGCTGGAGGGTCGCGAACTGAAGAAGCAGGTGATTGGCTACGGCGAGCGCACCATGAACGAGATCGTTGAGGCCTATGTGAATCCGGACCTGCCTCCAGAGGAATGGGATGTGACCCAGCTGGTGAGCAAGGTGCAGGAGTTCGTGTATCTGCTCGACGACCTCCAGCCTGATCAGCTCCAGGGATTGTCGATGGAGGAGCTCAAAGCTTTTCTGCAGGAGCAATTGCGTAATGCTTATGACCTCAAGGAAGGCCAGATTGAACAGCAGCGTCCGGGCCTGATGCGTGAAGCGGAGCGCTTCTTCATCCTTCAGCAGATTGATACCCTCTGGCGCGAGCATCTCCAATCGATGGATGCCCTGCGCGAGTCAGTGGGCCTGCGTGGTTATGGCCAGAAAGACCCCCTGATCGAATACAAGAACGAGGGCTATGACATGTTCCTCGACATGATGACCAACATGCGCCGCAACGTGATCTATTCGATGTTCATGTTCCAGCCTGCGAAGCCACAGTCAGTGTCCGAAGCAATCGCTTAG
- a CDS encoding DUF4114 domain-containing protein, which translates to MGTASGTPAGFDFDYSSTENLEADSYNFALRDSITGDLNFLTATAVDDGEFELNGDGIAVTTTTDLLSSTTEELTLLGETAEAIDLFDLANPSGDFTLQLDATLFREAAFDNQVGFYLANRAGSVLDPLTGEEVATLEGDRSTYLDAVVNNNLFSGQIANNNSGGLDTSEATISGNIDFNDAVLLPFLVRNGTLSDVASNFNNLYVAPASLNADNGTDHIRLLGGNTFGFEDQRNAGDSDFDDVVVVINNLNIV; encoded by the coding sequence TTGGGAACAGCCTCAGGCACACCGGCTGGCTTCGACTTTGACTACTCATCAACAGAAAATCTGGAGGCAGACAGCTACAACTTTGCCCTACGCGATAGCATCACAGGGGATCTGAACTTCCTCACAGCAACAGCAGTAGATGATGGAGAATTTGAATTAAATGGCGATGGTATTGCGGTTACCACAACAACCGATCTTCTTTCCAGCACGACCGAAGAGTTGACGCTCTTGGGTGAAACCGCTGAAGCCATCGACTTGTTTGACTTGGCTAATCCCAGTGGAGACTTCACACTGCAGCTGGATGCGACCCTATTCCGTGAAGCAGCCTTCGACAATCAAGTGGGCTTCTATCTCGCCAATCGCGCTGGGAGCGTTCTTGATCCCTTGACTGGAGAAGAAGTGGCAACACTCGAGGGCGATCGTTCCACGTATCTCGATGCAGTTGTCAACAACAACTTGTTCTCCGGGCAAATTGCCAACAACAACAGTGGCGGCCTCGATACTTCTGAAGCGACGATCAGTGGCAACATCGATTTCAACGATGCAGTTCTCCTGCCCTTCCTGGTCAGAAACGGCACTTTGAGCGATGTCGCTTCGAACTTCAACAACCTCTACGTTGCACCAGCCAGCCTCAACGCTGACAACGGAACAGACCATATCCGCCTGCTGGGTGGCAACACCTTCGGGTTTGAAGATCAACGCAATGCTGGCGACTCTGACTTTGATGATGTGGTGGTAGTGATCAACAACCTCAACATCGTCTAA
- the cysE gene encoding serine O-acetyltransferase, with protein MLNHIRADLAIIRERDPAARGPLEILLCYPGFQALSLHRLSHRLWRSKLPLKLAARLLSQMGRNLTGVEIHPGARIGHGVFIDHGMGVVIGETAEVGDRCLLYQGVTLGGTGKEHGKRHPTLATNVVVGAGAKVLGAISVGPNTRIGAGSVVVRDVEADCTVVGVPGRVVHQSGVRINPLAHSALPDAEANVIRNLMERIDQLEGQVRNLQDHLRAIATIKGEPIIDKRCGEAQSLKDREILEFIGDQSNSTY; from the coding sequence ATGTTGAACCACATCCGCGCCGACCTGGCGATCATTCGTGAACGGGATCCAGCAGCCCGTGGCCCCCTGGAGATCCTCCTCTGCTATCCAGGCTTTCAAGCCCTGAGCTTGCACCGGTTAAGCCACAGGCTCTGGCGCTCCAAGCTGCCCCTGAAACTGGCGGCCCGGCTGCTCAGCCAAATGGGACGCAATCTCACCGGTGTGGAGATCCATCCGGGCGCCAGAATTGGCCATGGCGTGTTCATCGACCACGGCATGGGCGTGGTGATTGGCGAGACTGCCGAAGTGGGTGATCGCTGCCTGCTCTACCAGGGGGTGACCCTGGGTGGAACTGGCAAGGAGCACGGCAAACGTCATCCCACTCTTGCCACCAACGTGGTTGTGGGGGCAGGCGCCAAAGTTTTGGGGGCAATCTCAGTCGGCCCCAACACCAGAATCGGCGCTGGGTCCGTCGTTGTCCGCGACGTGGAGGCCGACTGCACCGTTGTGGGAGTTCCAGGAAGGGTCGTCCATCAGAGTGGCGTAAGGATCAATCCATTGGCCCACTCCGCCCTTCCGGATGCCGAAGCCAATGTGATTCGCAACCTGATGGAGCGCATTGACCAACTGGAAGGACAGGTACGCAACTTGCAAGACCATCTCCGAGCCATCGCCACGATCAAGGGAGAGCCGATCATTGACAAGCGATGCGGCGAGGCTCAGAGCCTCAAAGATCGAGAAATTCTCGAATTCATTGGCGACCAATCAAATTCAACTTATTGA
- a CDS encoding glycosyltransferase: MHLINLLSWLPGHSGFGSYVQRVVPGLDGMRLQLGADGQGALLRPEQWLADPPAWAPGRRMRFLQRYSLVQHGLDLPALLQRNGIKLDQLEAIYSPFFDALLCWPQVPQLITCHDLTPLVASNSRKAWLRYRLWQPRHCRVATRLIAISRYVADQLVQFGVEAERIEVIPNGITIERPRVLSPGSEDLLALARHDVNKNVPALLRGVGQLQTLCPQWKGVLRIVGRSGRQSSLIQRLHRQLPAPAQVKLIDAMPLQELMACMRSSLALISASSEEGFDYPVLEAKAEGIPTIVSDIPVHREFHETSSLLFSGVDDGVGFAEQVRTLLVDSSLWSQLSRDGWTLAERLSVDAQQSAIVSQLASLVR, from the coding sequence ATGCATCTGATCAACCTGCTCTCCTGGCTGCCCGGGCATTCAGGTTTCGGCAGCTATGTGCAGCGGGTGGTGCCTGGTCTGGACGGAATGCGCCTGCAGCTTGGAGCGGATGGCCAAGGCGCCTTGCTGAGGCCTGAGCAGTGGTTGGCCGATCCTCCGGCTTGGGCGCCAGGACGGCGCATGCGTTTTTTGCAGAGGTACAGCCTGGTGCAGCATGGGCTCGACTTGCCGGCTCTGCTCCAAAGAAATGGGATCAAGCTGGATCAGCTGGAGGCGATCTATTCCCCCTTCTTTGATGCCCTGCTCTGCTGGCCTCAAGTGCCGCAACTGATTACTTGCCACGACCTCACACCACTGGTGGCTTCCAACAGCCGCAAGGCTTGGTTGCGCTACCGCCTCTGGCAGCCGCGCCATTGCAGGGTCGCCACCCGGCTGATCGCGATCAGTCGCTATGTGGCCGATCAGCTGGTGCAGTTCGGTGTGGAGGCGGAGCGTATTGAGGTGATTCCAAACGGCATCACCATTGAACGCCCTCGTGTGCTTTCGCCAGGAAGTGAGGATCTTCTAGCGCTGGCTCGCCACGATGTGAACAAGAATGTCCCGGCGCTGTTGCGAGGTGTGGGGCAGTTGCAGACGTTGTGCCCCCAGTGGAAAGGCGTACTGCGGATTGTTGGTAGGAGCGGTCGGCAGTCATCACTCATACAGCGTCTGCATAGGCAGTTGCCTGCTCCAGCGCAAGTGAAGTTGATCGATGCAATGCCCCTGCAAGAGCTCATGGCCTGCATGCGGTCGTCTTTGGCCCTGATTTCTGCCAGCAGTGAGGAAGGATTCGATTATCCCGTTCTTGAGGCGAAGGCTGAGGGCATTCCCACCATCGTCAGCGACATCCCTGTTCATCGAGAGTTTCACGAGACCTCATCCCTCTTGTTTTCCGGTGTTGATGATGGAGTTGGTTTCGCTGAGCAAGTGCGCACCCTGTTGGTTGACTCCAGTCTTTGGAGCCAGTTGTCGCGCGATGGATGGACTTTGGCGGAGCGATTGTCTGTGGATGCTCAGCAGTCGGCCATTGTTAGTCAGCTCGCCAGTTTGGTGAGATGA